The Erwinia sorbitola nucleotide sequence TGCGAACAGTTCAGCAATACCACTCCCCAGCGCATCAGCCAAAGGTGCGCCTGCTCGTCACGACTGTTTTTGAGCTGGTTAATATGATGATAAACCACGGATTCAAATTCATTCTTACTGAGCCGTGGATGCCTGCCCAGCTGGTTAATAAACTCACGGCGCAAAGCCCGTATATGGCGTCTGCCGCGGCGCTTATCGGAACTGGGGCGCAAGATACTATAGGCAAGCCAGACCAGGGCAACACCTAAGACTTTGGCCAGATTCTGATTCATAAAATCCTGATAGTCATAGGTGGGAGGATTGGTAAGTGCCAGAAATGAACCCATAAAAACAATCAGTTGCCCCCAAAGAGCAGCCCGTTTTTTTTGCTGTAGCTTGAGTAGCTGCATGGTGATAAGCAGTGGAAAGAGCACCACCAGGAACTGCCAAAGCACCGTGACCTGCACCATAAACCCAAACTTCATTACAAAGGTGAAAAGTGACAGCAATCCCAGGGTCTTAATCAGCAGCGTAGCACTACTGACGGGCGAGGGCGAAGATGAATAGAGTACGCAGCTGATGGCAGCCAGCGTCAGTGCAGAATCACCGGCATCCCACTGAGTGATGATGCAAAATCCAGTGGCAAGGAAAATAACGCTGAAGGTACGCAGGGCATTCCAGCTGGCTTCCGCGCCGTCTGACTCACTGGCCAGTGAGGGCACCGCCGGTGGATTAAGATCCGTATGATTGTCTGCCCGCTCAAACTGACGTAGCCAGCGTGCAATATTCAAATACAGCCAGCAGAAATAGCGTAACCGCTCCCAGAAAGCCCGGTGCCGGTAATCCGCACTGTCGGTGGGTGCGGCACGGTATAAGATCTTCGCCAGATAATATTTATCCGTTTCGCCTCTTACAATTGCCTCCAGCAGTTCATGCATCGCAGTGAACATGCTTTCCGGCGGATTATCCCAGTTCAGCAACATGCGGCGCAGGCTGGAGATTACGCTGGTCAGGCGCAGCTGCTGGTGTAATACATATTTCAGAACATTGTTCTGGCGGCGGAAGCGATAATGGCTCCAGAATGCCTGAATTCGTAACAGGTTAATCGTCAGAATCTCACCGATAACATTTTCGTGAGCCTGGCGGATCGTGAGGGTATCCTCTTTCTGCAACAGCATCATTGCGTGGTCGATCAGCTTACTGTGCATCTCTTTCAGCGAGTTGATCAACGCGTCCCCATCGGAGGTGCTGGGCAGGATCATCATCATCAGTGCGCCACATAAAATCCCGGAGATCACCTCGCATACCCGCGCCTGAGCAATCGTCCATATACTATTGATCTCAACCACATTAATAGTGGTAAACGCGATGATGGCTGCGGTATAACCCGCCAGGGAAAAGGCGTATGCCACATTGTTTTGATGATGGTTGGACACCCAGGTACACACGGCCAGCCACCCTGAAATAGAAAAGGCGAAAAGCCAGGGTTCGTCCAGCGTATGACCGGCGATAATCAGCGCCGCCGTGGCACCAAGCATACTGCCCACGATGCGCCCGAGGCTTTTACTGATAACGCCGCCTACGGTAGGAAAACTTACTACCGCAGCAGAGGTCATTGCCCAGTATGGCTCATCCAGTTGCAAGCCATACGCGATACTCAGCGCCAGACACATGGCGATGGTATTACGCAGCGCATAACGCCACTGCGGGCTGGTGGCTTTTAGCCATGGCAGTTGTTTAAGATCCAGCAGCGTGAGGTTAACAGGTTTCATTGTTCAACGGAGATGGTGCAGGTGGTTCCGGCGACCAGCAGCAAATTGGGTGGAGTATTGGTCAGGCGGATACGTATTGGCACGCGCTGGGCCAGCCGCACCCAGGGGATATTCGGTTTAATATCGGGTACCAGACCGCTGTCAGATTCGATGCTCTGATCGTAAATGGCGCGACCGATACTCTCCACAACACCGGTTAACGGCTGGTTATTACTGTAGAGGACGATATTGGCCGCCGCACCCGTGTGGATATGGCGCAGTTTGGTCTCTTCAAAATAACCCATGATGTAAAACGAATGACTGTCTACCAGCACGAACAGCGGCGAGCCGGTTGAAGCATAGTTACCCACGCGGGTTTCAAGGTTGTTGATCCAGCCGTCGGTCGGGGCGTAAACCTTGGTTTGCGACAGGTTCCAGCGTGCGCGATCCAGTTCAGCCTGTGATGCTTTGGCGGTGGCGACCATGGCCTTAACAGTCAGATTAGCTACATCAAGATCTTCTTCTGAAATGACGTTGCGCGGCAGACTCTGACGACGATGTGCCTCATGTTGTGCTTTGACAAGGTCTGACTGCGCTTTTGCCAACTGAGCTTCGGCATTCAACACCGCGATGCGATAAGGCTCATCATCAAGGGTAAACAGCAGGGTGCCTTTCTTCACAAACTGGTTATCTTCCACATCCAGCCCTACGATACGCCCGGCGACCTGAGGGGTAATATTAACCAGTTCAGCCCTGACTTTCCCATCACGCGTCCAGGGGGCCTGCATATAAAAGTTCCATAACCACCAGCCGGCACAGAGTGCCACCGCAAAGAAAATTATTGTGGTGAAGTACTTAAGTGAACTCAGATTCATAACATTACATTACCTGATGATCAGCAGCCCCAAAGCGGCCGCGATGCAGAGAATAAACAGGGAAAGATCCAATAAAGTGGGGTGCCAGATCTCACCCGAATACATCCAGTCACGAAGCAACGGGTGAAGCAGCAGCCAGAAAAAAAAGCCCAGCAGAACAGGTTTGAACAGCGGTGGGAAAAAAAGCGAATCTCCGAAAACCAGTTCGGTGATGGGGCTGGTAGCAGGCAGAATTGACGTTATCACACACAAAATTCCTATGATTGGCACAATGCAGGCGAAGCATAGCTGAAGAGATCCCTCTGCCGATGATGGATTTGTGTTTTACCTTGTAAACTCGCAGAATAGTCTAAAATCATGCTTGATAGCTAGCAAGCTAATTATAAGGGGTGGGAATTGGATACAACTCTGGGAACAGACCTGTCAAGGCTGGTGCGCATCTGGCGCGCATTAATTGATCAACGATTAAAACCGCTGGAGCTGACGCAGACCCACTGGGTGACGTTACACAACATCCATCAGCTTCCGCCGGAGCAATCGCAAATCCAGCTGGCAAAAGCCATTGGTATTGAACAGCCTTCCCTGGTGCGGACACTCGACCAGCTGGAAGAGAAAGGGTTAATTACACGCAGTACCTGCGCCAGCGATCGCCGGGCCAAGCGTATCAGCCTTACTGAGCAGGCCGCGCCGATTATTACTCAGGTTGAGCATGTTATTGAGGCCACCCGTGATGATATCCTGGCGGGGATTTCGCAGCCTGAGATCGACAAAATGGTCACGCTGATTGCCAGGCTGGAAAAAAACATTCTTGAGCTTCACGGAAAAGACGAATAAAAAAAACCGGCATAATAAGCCGGTTTTTTTATGCCAGTCGCCCGGCATTAGCGTGGGGAAACTGTTACCTGGCTGCCGTTTGCGGCCATTGCCACGCGCTGACCAACAGAGTAGCGGCTTGCCGCCTGTTTCTGAACCACGATGATAGTGTTGCCATCATCTTTGCGGATTTCCAGCTCTACGCCCTGACTTTTGTTCATGGCGCCCTGAACGCTCTGACCGGCAACACCGCCTGCTACCGCACCTGCTGCGGTTGCCAGCTTACGTCCGGTACCGCCGCCAACGGAGTTCCCAAGGAAGCCACCCAATACCGCACCACCAATTGCACCGATCACGTTGGTGTCATCGCCACCCTGAATCTGAACGGGACGAACAGCGACCAGCGTACCGTAGGTGACTGTCTGGATCTGCTTGGCCTCAGAGGCGCTGTAAACATCACCGGACAGCGTATTATCATTTACACAGCCAGCCAGCGTTATCCCGGCAAGCGCCACGATTAATAAACGCATCATCATCTTTAAAACTCCTATGTGTAGCAGTCGCTGCGGATCGTCGGGCAGCGGTCAAAGTCGCTATTATAAGGCACAAGCGGTGCATTTCTTACTATTAGTTTGTAAAAGCACCGCAGAAAGATAACTGCAATTGCTTAAACAAGGTATCAATCACCGTGAAAAATGCCTGCTGGTTCACAGAGCAAAGAAAAGATCACTAAATCATAGAATTGCCGCGTCAATTTTGCCAGGCTGGCGCAATAAAACTCATACACCCCGCAGACGGGATAAGGCGAAGGCATGAAATCAGGGCGATTTATTGGCGTTATGTCCGGCACCAGCCTCGACGGCATTGACGTGGTGATGGCAGTAATTGATGAACAGATGGTAGCCCAGCAGGCCAGTTACAGTCATCCGATCCCCCAGGAGCTGCGTCAGCAAATTCTGGCGATCTGTCAGGGCCAGTCGCTGACGCTGTCGCAGTTAGGGCAACTGGACACCCGCTTAGGTCGGCTGTTTGCTGAAGCCGTTCAGGCGTTACTGAAACAGCAGGGGCTGTCAGGCGAAGATATTACCGCCATTGGCTGCCACGGACAGACCGTGTGGCATGAGCCGCAGGGGGATGCGCCGAATACGCTGCAAATTGGTGACAATAACCAGATTGCAGCCGCGACCGGCATCACCGTCGTGGGCGACTTCCGGCGGCGTGATATGGCGCTGGGCGGGCAGGGCGCTCCGCTGGTTCCGGCTTTTCATCATGCGGTATTAATGCATCCCGGCGAGCGCCGTATGGTGCTGAACATCGGTGGTATTGCGAACCTCTCACTGCTACTGCCTGGGCAGAAGCTGCGCGGATTTGATACCGGCCCCGGGAATATGCTGCTGGATGCCTGGATCTGGCGTCAGCAGGGCAAACCCTATGATAAAGACGGAGCATGGGGAGCCGGAGGCAGCGTGGTCTGGCCGCTGTTGCAACAGATGCTCAACGATCCCTATTTTTCCCTCAGCGCGCCGAAAAGCACCGGGCGTGAATATTTCAACCTCAGCTGGCTGGAGCAGCAGCTCTCATCCTTCCCGGGCTTACCTGCGCAGGATGTCCAGGCAACGCTGGTGGAGCTGACCGCCACCACAATTGCGCAGCAGGTTTTACTCAGTGGAGGCTGCGATCGTCTGCTGGTGTGCGGCGGCGGCGGCCATAACCCACAGCTCATGGCGCGTCTGGCGGCACAGCTGGCGGGAACGGAGGTGACGAGCACCGACAAGGCGGGTATCAGCGGAGATGATATGGAAGCGCTGGCTTTTGCGTGGCTGGCATGGTGCACACTCAGCGGGTTACCGGGTAATTTACCGTCCGTTACCGGCGCACGCGAAGCCAGTGTGATAGGCGCTATATTCCCGGCAAATCGGCCTTTTCGCTGATTGCATCAGCGCAAATGGTGATTTAGCCTGAACAGCGATCCCGTAACTTACAGGAATGAACAATGAAAAAGTGGTACACCGCCGCTATGCTGGTGGCATTGTCAGGATGCAGCTATTTTCAGACCGCCACGCAGGAGCAGACCAGAACGTTGCATTATACCTGTGGCACGCTGCCTTTAACGGTCAAACTGGATAACAGTAAAGGCGAAGTGAGTCTGATACTCGACGGACAACAGCTGGTGCTGAAAGAGCAGCCAGCGGCCTCGGGCACGCGCTATGCCGACGACCATTACGCCTTCTGGTCTAAGGGTGACAGTGCCTTTATTGAGCGTAATGACAAGATCATTATCAATGATTGCCACCTGCAAGAGCCAGCATCTTAATCCATTGAACTATTGTGGGGTGCGGCGCACAATGCCGTATCCTTACTTATCAGAAGCCAGAGCAATGACCGACAGCGACCATCTGCAACAAATTGCCCATCTGCGGCGTGAATACACTCGGGGCGGCCTGCGCCGTAAAGACCTGCCAGCTGACCCGTTAGCCCTTTTCGAACAGTGGATCAACCAGGCGGTGGACGCGCAGCTACCGGATCCAACCGCGATGAGCGTGGCGACGGTTGATGAGCGCGGGCAGCCCTATCAGCGCATCGTACTGTTGAAGCATTTTGATCAGCGTGGCCTGGTATTTTACACCAACCTCGGCAGCCGCAAGGCGCAGCAGCTGGAACAAAATCCGCGTATCAGCCTGCTGTTCCCATGGCATATGCTTGAGCGCCAGGTGATGGTGCTGGGAAGCGTTGAGCGTCTCTCCACCCTCGAAGTTCTGAAGTATTTCCACAGTCGGCCACGTGACAGCCAGCTCGGGGCCTGGGTATCGAAACAGTCCAGCCGTATCTCGGCTCGCGGCATCCTTGAAGGTAAGTTCCTTGAACTGAAGCAGAAGTTCCAGCAGGGCGAAATCCCCTTGCCGAGTTTCTGGGGGGGTTACCGCGTAAAAATTGACTCAATGGAGTTCTGGCAGGGCGGTGCTCATCGCCTTCATGACCGTTTTTTCTACCAGCGTGAAGATGACGCGTGGAAAATCGACCGTCTGGCACCCTGAACAGGAAATATTGCCCTAAATGGGTGGATCGCAGCGGCCTGGCCCTTTATTCTATATCCTTCATTTTTTTCCGCGTCCCGGCGGAAAGCTGTGTACCAGCTTAGGTGCAGACTTTTTCACATGGAGTCTTAGATGGCCAGCAGTAACCTGATCAAACAATTGCAAGAGCGGGGCCTTGTCGCCCAGGTAACGGATGAAGATGCGTTAGCAGAACGACTGGCACAGGGGCCAATCTCTCTCTATTGCGGCTTCGATCCTACCGCCGACAGCTTGCACTTGGGGCATCTGGTGCCGTTGCTCTGCCTGAAACGTTTTCAGGATGCCGGACATAAGCCAGTGGCTTTAGTCGGTGGCGCAACTGGCCTGATCGGCGACCCGAGCTTTAAAGCAGCGGAGCGCAAGCTGAACACCAGCGACACCGTGAGTGAGTGGGTTGAAAAAATTCGCCATCAGGTTGCTCCGTTCCTCAATTTCGACAGCGGCGACAATAGCGCTATTGCGGCCAATAACTATGACTGGTTTGGCAGCATGAACGTGCTGACCTTCCTGCGTGATATTGGCAAGCACTTCTCTGTTAACCAGATGATTAATAAAGAAGCGGTTAAGCAGCGCCTGAACCGTGACGATCAGGGGATCTCCTTTACCGAATTCTCTTATAACCTGTTGCAGGGTTACGACTTTGCCTGTCTGAACGAGCGCTACGGCGTAGCATTACAGATTGGCGGCTCCGATCAGTGGGGTAACATCACCTCAGGTATCGACCTCACCCGTCGTCTGCATCAGAATCAGGTGTTCGGTCTGACTGTGCCACTGATTACTAAATCTGACGGTACTAAATTCGGTAAAACTGAAGGCGGCGCAGTATGGCTGGATGCGAAAAAAACCAGTCCATATAAGTTCTACCAGTTCTGGATTAATACCGCAGATAGCGATGTTTATCGCTTCCTGAAGTTCTTCACTTTCCTGAGCATTGAAGAGATCAACGCGCTGGAAGAGGAAGATAAGAACAGCGGTAAAGCACCGCGCGCCCAGTATGTCCTGGCAGAGCTGGTAACTCGCCTGGTACATGGCGAAGAAGGCCTGGTAGCCGCACAGCGCATTACCCAGAGCCTGTTCTCGGGTGCACTGAGTGAATTGACTGAGCAGGATCTGGCGCAGCTGGCGCAGGACGGCATGCCAGGGGTAGAGCTGGAAAAGGGCCTGGATTTACAGCAGGCGCTGGTTAACACCGAGCTGGCTCCATCCCGTGGTCAGGCACGTAAACTGATTGATGCGAAATCCATCAGCATCAACGGTGTGCTGCAAACCGAGGCAGAATATGCCTTCGTTGATGCTGACCGCCTGTTTGGCAAATATACCCTGCTGCGCCGTGGCAAAAAGAACTACAGCTTAATCAGCTGGAAATAAAAATATAATCTGAGTAACAGGAAGCCGGCGATGCCGGCTTTTTTCAGGCAAGCAAGGTCAGAGTCTCGCGATGAAAAATATTCTCTCTATCCAGTCCCATACTGTTTTTGGTCATGCCGGAAACAGCGCAGCAGAATTCCCGATGCGGCGCCTTGGCGCAAACGTTTGGCCACTTAACACCGTTCAATTCTCAAACCATACGCAATATGGTCAATGGGCGGGTTCGGTAATGCCTGCCACGCATTTGACTGATATTGCCAGCGGTATTGCGGCCATTGACCGCCTGAAAACCTGCGATGCCGTGTTAAGCGGTTATCTCGGATCCGCCGAGCAGGGCGAAGCTATTCTTGAAATTGTTCGCATGGTTAAGGAAGCCAACCCGAAGGCATGGTACTTCTGTGATCCGGTAATGGGCCATCCGGAAAAGGGGTGCATCGTGGCCCCTGGCGTGGCTGAGTTTCACGCTAAAGCCTCGTTACCTGCCAGCGATATTATTGCGCCCAATTTGCTGGAGCTGGAGATGCTCAGTGGACATCAGGTTACCGATGTTGCCCAGGCAGTAGCGGCAGCACGTGAACTGATTGCTAAAGGGCCGAAGGTGGTGCTGGTTAAGCATCTTGCTCGTGCCGGTTACCGCAGTGACCGTTTCGAAATGCTGCTGGTCACCGCAGATGAAGCCTGGCATATTGCCCGCCCGCTGGTTGACTTTGGTGTGCGCCAGCCTGTAGGTGTTGGCGATCTGACCAGTGGACTCTTGCTGGTGGATCTGCTGCACGGGCTTTCTCTACAACAGGCGCTGGAACATGTCACCGCCGCCGTATACGAAGTTATGCTGAAAACCCATCAGATGGGCGAGTATGAGTTGCAGCTGGTCGCGGCACAGCAGGCTATTGCTGAACCACAACAGCATTTCACGGCTGAAAAACTGTAACCGACAACTGTTTTCAGGCTATTTGGGCAGGTTTCGCCTGCCCGTTATCCTCAGTTCAGACCTTCAGCCTTGAGCGCTTCCATAACGTCAGGGCGCTCTGCCACCCGATCAAACCATTCGTTAAGTGCATCCAGTCCGGCCAGGTTTAGCTTCAGGGCGTGCGCCCAGCGAGTAACGGTGAACAGATAAGCATCTGCCACGGTGAAGCGCAGGCCCATCAGCCACTGTTTCTCTTTCAGCTCGGCATTCACATACTGAAATTTCTGCTCCAGAAGCTCCCGACTCAGCGTCTTGTAATCCTCCGGCGTACCCGGTCGAAACAGCGGGCTGAAACCCTTATGCAGCTCCGTGGCAATAAAATTCAGCCACTCCAGGGTGTGGTAGCGTGTCAGGCTGCCTGGGGGAGCCAGCAGCTGGCGGTCAGGCTTCAAATCAGCAAGATACTGCACAATCGCCACGCCTTCGGTGAGCACTGAACCATCATTAAGCTGAAGGGCCGGAACCTGCCCTTTAGGGTTGATCTGCAAATAGTCTTCACCCTGCTCGGTCTTTTTGGTCCTGGTATCCACGGTGATCAGCGTGAAATCAAGGCCGCTTTCGCGCAGCACAATATGTGGTGACAGTGAACAGGCACCAGGTTTACAGAACAGCTTCATTGCTCGCTCCTTTTTTTCCTCAGATGAACTAATTTAGCTTAATGCCGAAGCGGGGAAAAGTCTGCGCAGCAAAAGATATAAGCCGTTTTTTTTGCCGATTATTTAACCTGTGACAAATTCGGCCCTCTTAAACTGTCAAGCGCAGGCAGGGATGTGCGCGCCAGATCCCAGAATGCGCGAACTTTGGCGGGCATATATTTTACACTCTGTGCTACCAGCTGCACCGGCACCGCTGAAGGCCGAAATTCCGCCAGCACTTCGCATAGCGTGCCTCGTTGCAGGTCATCATAAACCTGATAGGAGAGCAGGCGGGCGATGCCTTTATTGCCCCGGGCCGCAATCAGCTGCGCCTCCACTTCATTAACCGTGAACCTCGGCGTAATACGGACTCTCTCCTGGTGTGCTTCACCGCCGAAACGCCACTCGCGCTGTGCTGCGGGGGCTGCGCTGGCGATAAGATGATGCCCGGTCAGCATCGCGGGCGTGAGCGGCGTGCCACAGCGCCTGAGATAGCCCGGACTGGCCACCAGCATGCGTTGTACCTGACCAACCTCAGTCGCTATCAGCGAAGAGTCACGCAGCTGGCCAATACGCACCGCCATATCCAGCCCCTGTTCGATCAGATCCTGATAACTGTCACTGAGCATCAGATCAATCTGGATATCGGGATAAAGCTCAAGAAAAGTCAGCACCAGCGGGGTGATATGCTGGCGTCCGAACTGTACCGGGGCCGTCAGACGAATTTTGCCACTCAGCTGATTGCCCGCGCTGGCTGCTAAAGCCTGTTGATAATCCTCCAGCAACCCCTTTGCCCGCTCAAACAGCGCCAGCCCGGCGGAGGTGGGCGACAGTCGCCGGGTGGTGCGCTCTATCAGACTTACCGCCAGGCGGCTCTCAAGGGCGGCCAGCGCGCGTGTGACGGCCGCCGGAGAGCGTCGCAGCGTACGTGCCGCAGCGGCCAGACTGCCCTGCTGAACCACGGCCACAAAAACCGCCATTTCATCCAGTTTATCCATGATTATTCCGCCTGGCGAAATTATGAATTGCTATTTTTGCCCGTTTACCCTGTTTTCAGCAAGAGTAAGCTGGCAAAAAAACTGGAGGTAAACATGAGTTCATTAACACTGTACGGTACTGCGCTTTCCGGTCACGTTCACCGCGTAAAGTTACTTCTGACTATGCTGGGGCTTCCCTATACCTGGATAGAGGCGGGGGCTGAAGTGAGGAAGAGTGCGGAATATCGCGCATTTAATCCCCTCGCGCAAATACCGGTACTGGTCGACGATGGTATCGCTATCAGCGACAGCAACGCGATTCTTATCTGGCTGGTGAAACGCTATGCACCCGCAAGTGGCTGGTTGCCGCAGGATCTGCTGGAGGAAGTGCAGGTACATCAGTGGCTGGCGAAAGCTGCCGGGGAGATCCGCTACGGCGTTGCCTCTGCGCGGCTGATTAAACAGTTCAATGCGCAGGAAAATTATGATTCAGCCGTTCAGGTGGCGAAGAAGTTTTTACCCACACTGGAGGCTCATCTGAGTGAACGCCTGTGGCTGGCAGGCGAGCGTGCGACCATTGCCGATCTGGCCTGCTATGCCTATGTTGCCTGTGCGCCAGAAGGGGGTATCCGGCTGGAACCTTATCCTGCAATTAACAGCTGGCTCCGGCGGATTGCGGCGCTGCCAGGTTTTATCCCGCTGCCGTCACTGCCGTTGCCTGCGGAAGTGTGACCATGTTTCATTCGGGAGAGCAACAGGCGCAGCAGAAGGCGGGCTATCAGCAGGTCAGGGCTGCGCTCTATACGACGATGCCTGAACAGCACCGGCTGTTTTATCAGGGACTGGAGACATTTTATCTCAGCGTATTGGATCACGACGGCTGGCCGGTGGCGGCACTCATCCAGGGAGCCAGCGGCTTTATTGCCAGCCCGAATGAAACTCAGCTCACCCTGCCTCAGGATGCACTCGAAGCGGTGCCATATCTGCCCGCTTTGAAAGCCGGAATGGCGGTGGGCGGGCTGGGAATCGATTTTTCTAATCGTCGCCGCAACCGGGTGAACGGTGTGGTTGAAGGCGTCAGTGACGGTCGGTTGCAGCTGCATGTACAGGAG carries:
- a CDS encoding FUSC family protein, which codes for MKPVNLTLLDLKQLPWLKATSPQWRYALRNTIAMCLALSIAYGLQLDEPYWAMTSAAVVSFPTVGGVISKSLGRIVGSMLGATAALIIAGHTLDEPWLFAFSISGWLAVCTWVSNHHQNNVAYAFSLAGYTAAIIAFTTINVVEINSIWTIAQARVCEVISGILCGALMMMILPSTSDGDALINSLKEMHSKLIDHAMMLLQKEDTLTIRQAHENVIGEILTINLLRIQAFWSHYRFRRQNNVLKYVLHQQLRLTSVISSLRRMLLNWDNPPESMFTAMHELLEAIVRGETDKYYLAKILYRAAPTDSADYRHRAFWERLRYFCWLYLNIARWLRQFERADNHTDLNPPAVPSLASESDGAEASWNALRTFSVIFLATGFCIITQWDAGDSALTLAAISCVLYSSSPSPVSSATLLIKTLGLLSLFTFVMKFGFMVQVTVLWQFLVVLFPLLITMQLLKLQQKKRAALWGQLIVFMGSFLALTNPPTYDYQDFMNQNLAKVLGVALVWLAYSILRPSSDKRRGRRHIRALRREFINQLGRHPRLSKNEFESVVYHHINQLKNSRDEQAHLWLMRWGVVLLNCSHVAWILREWKTDSAALASIRDAVLRDLQSIISERGVHHNPLNDTLKTLQERINKLSDSRQAEEIELAGVIWRLYCSLSRLQTT
- a CDS encoding efflux RND transporter periplasmic adaptor subunit; the encoded protein is MNLSSLKYFTTIIFFAVALCAGWWLWNFYMQAPWTRDGKVRAELVNITPQVAGRIVGLDVEDNQFVKKGTLLFTLDDEPYRIAVLNAEAQLAKAQSDLVKAQHEAHRRQSLPRNVISEEDLDVANLTVKAMVATAKASQAELDRARWNLSQTKVYAPTDGWINNLETRVGNYASTGSPLFVLVDSHSFYIMGYFEETKLRHIHTGAAANIVLYSNNQPLTGVVESIGRAIYDQSIESDSGLVPDIKPNIPWVRLAQRVPIRIRLTNTPPNLLLVAGTTCTISVEQ
- a CDS encoding DUF1656 domain-containing protein; protein product: MITSILPATSPITELVFGDSLFFPPLFKPVLLGFFFWLLLHPLLRDWMYSGEIWHPTLLDLSLFILCIAAALGLLIIR
- the slyA gene encoding transcriptional regulator SlyA — protein: MDTTLGTDLSRLVRIWRALIDQRLKPLELTQTHWVTLHNIHQLPPEQSQIQLAKAIGIEQPSLVRTLDQLEEKGLITRSTCASDRRAKRISLTEQAAPIITQVEHVIEATRDDILAGISQPEIDKMVTLIARLEKNILELHGKDE
- a CDS encoding outer membrane lipoprotein, with the protein product MMMRLLIVALAGITLAGCVNDNTLSGDVYSASEAKQIQTVTYGTLVAVRPVQIQGGDDTNVIGAIGGAVLGGFLGNSVGGGTGRKLATAAGAVAGGVAGQSVQGAMNKSQGVELEIRKDDGNTIIVVQKQAASRYSVGQRVAMAANGSQVTVSPR
- the anmK gene encoding anhydro-N-acetylmuramic acid kinase: MKSGRFIGVMSGTSLDGIDVVMAVIDEQMVAQQASYSHPIPQELRQQILAICQGQSLTLSQLGQLDTRLGRLFAEAVQALLKQQGLSGEDITAIGCHGQTVWHEPQGDAPNTLQIGDNNQIAAATGITVVGDFRRRDMALGGQGAPLVPAFHHAVLMHPGERRMVLNIGGIANLSLLLPGQKLRGFDTGPGNMLLDAWIWRQQGKPYDKDGAWGAGGSVVWPLLQQMLNDPYFSLSAPKSTGREYFNLSWLEQQLSSFPGLPAQDVQATLVELTATTIAQQVLLSGGCDRLLVCGGGGHNPQLMARLAAQLAGTEVTSTDKAGISGDDMEALAFAWLAWCTLSGLPGNLPSVTGAREASVIGAIFPANRPFR
- a CDS encoding MliC family protein, producing the protein MKKWYTAAMLVALSGCSYFQTATQEQTRTLHYTCGTLPLTVKLDNSKGEVSLILDGQQLVLKEQPAASGTRYADDHYAFWSKGDSAFIERNDKIIINDCHLQEPAS
- the pdxH gene encoding pyridoxamine 5'-phosphate oxidase; its protein translation is MTDSDHLQQIAHLRREYTRGGLRRKDLPADPLALFEQWINQAVDAQLPDPTAMSVATVDERGQPYQRIVLLKHFDQRGLVFYTNLGSRKAQQLEQNPRISLLFPWHMLERQVMVLGSVERLSTLEVLKYFHSRPRDSQLGAWVSKQSSRISARGILEGKFLELKQKFQQGEIPLPSFWGGYRVKIDSMEFWQGGAHRLHDRFFYQREDDAWKIDRLAP
- the tyrS gene encoding tyrosine--tRNA ligase; translated protein: MASSNLIKQLQERGLVAQVTDEDALAERLAQGPISLYCGFDPTADSLHLGHLVPLLCLKRFQDAGHKPVALVGGATGLIGDPSFKAAERKLNTSDTVSEWVEKIRHQVAPFLNFDSGDNSAIAANNYDWFGSMNVLTFLRDIGKHFSVNQMINKEAVKQRLNRDDQGISFTEFSYNLLQGYDFACLNERYGVALQIGGSDQWGNITSGIDLTRRLHQNQVFGLTVPLITKSDGTKFGKTEGGAVWLDAKKTSPYKFYQFWINTADSDVYRFLKFFTFLSIEEINALEEEDKNSGKAPRAQYVLAELVTRLVHGEEGLVAAQRITQSLFSGALSELTEQDLAQLAQDGMPGVELEKGLDLQQALVNTELAPSRGQARKLIDAKSISINGVLQTEAEYAFVDADRLFGKYTLLRRGKKNYSLISWK
- the pdxY gene encoding pyridoxal kinase PdxY, which codes for MKNILSIQSHTVFGHAGNSAAEFPMRRLGANVWPLNTVQFSNHTQYGQWAGSVMPATHLTDIASGIAAIDRLKTCDAVLSGYLGSAEQGEAILEIVRMVKEANPKAWYFCDPVMGHPEKGCIVAPGVAEFHAKASLPASDIIAPNLLELEMLSGHQVTDVAQAVAAARELIAKGPKVVLVKHLARAGYRSDRFEMLLVTADEAWHIARPLVDFGVRQPVGVGDLTSGLLLVDLLHGLSLQQALEHVTAAVYEVMLKTHQMGEYELQLVAAQQAIAEPQQHFTAEKL
- the gstA gene encoding glutathione transferase GstA; this translates as MKLFCKPGACSLSPHIVLRESGLDFTLITVDTRTKKTEQGEDYLQINPKGQVPALQLNDGSVLTEGVAIVQYLADLKPDRQLLAPPGSLTRYHTLEWLNFIATELHKGFSPLFRPGTPEDYKTLSRELLEQKFQYVNAELKEKQWLMGLRFTVADAYLFTVTRWAHALKLNLAGLDALNEWFDRVAERPDVMEALKAEGLN
- a CDS encoding LysR family transcriptional regulator — its product is MDKLDEMAVFVAVVQQGSLAAAARTLRRSPAAVTRALAALESRLAVSLIERTTRRLSPTSAGLALFERAKGLLEDYQQALAASAGNQLSGKIRLTAPVQFGRQHITPLVLTFLELYPDIQIDLMLSDSYQDLIEQGLDMAVRIGQLRDSSLIATEVGQVQRMLVASPGYLRRCGTPLTPAMLTGHHLIASAAPAAQREWRFGGEAHQERVRITPRFTVNEVEAQLIAARGNKGIARLLSYQVYDDLQRGTLCEVLAEFRPSAVPVQLVAQSVKYMPAKVRAFWDLARTSLPALDSLRGPNLSQVK
- a CDS encoding glutathione S-transferase family protein; translated protein: MSSLTLYGTALSGHVHRVKLLLTMLGLPYTWIEAGAEVRKSAEYRAFNPLAQIPVLVDDGIAISDSNAILIWLVKRYAPASGWLPQDLLEEVQVHQWLAKAAGEIRYGVASARLIKQFNAQENYDSAVQVAKKFLPTLEAHLSERLWLAGERATIADLACYAYVACAPEGGIRLEPYPAINSWLRRIAALPGFIPLPSLPLPAEV